Proteins from one Mesorhizobium sp. M9A.F.Ca.ET.002.03.1.2 genomic window:
- a CDS encoding XdhC family protein has product MKNSIYLDEARDPLIVAEGWMKDGKDVAIATVVETWGSAPRPVGSHLVIDADGNFQGSVSGGCVEGAVVAEAVDVIESGKAKMLEFGVADETAWQVGLSCGGRIKVYVERLG; this is encoded by the coding sequence ATGAAGAACAGCATTTATCTGGATGAGGCCCGCGATCCGCTGATCGTCGCGGAAGGCTGGATGAAGGACGGCAAGGATGTCGCCATTGCCACCGTGGTAGAAACCTGGGGCTCGGCGCCGCGTCCGGTCGGCAGCCATCTTGTCATTGATGCGGACGGCAATTTCCAAGGTTCCGTTTCTGGCGGCTGCGTCGAAGGCGCGGTGGTGGCCGAGGCGGTCGACGTGATCGAAAGCGGCAAGGCGAAGATGCTGGAATTCGGTGTCGCCGATGAAACCGCCTGGCAGGTCGGCCTGTCCTGCGGCGGCCGTATCAAAGTCTATGTAGAGCGGCTGGGTTAG